The proteins below come from a single uncultured Carboxylicivirga sp. genomic window:
- the pepT gene encoding peptidase T: MDNLLQRFLGYVKIDTQSDTDTGLTPSTPGQMKFAMQLVEELKTIGLSEVEVDDNGYVMATLPATVAGDVPVVGFIAHMDTSPDFSGRHVKPAIIENYQGGDIVLNKEQNIVLTVSDFPEVEIYKGQDLVVTDGTTLLGADDKAGITEIVTAMEYLLAHPEIKHGKIRICFTPDEEIGAGADHFDVERFGAEFAYTMDGSEVGELEFENFNAAYAKLTIHGRMVHPGYAKRKMRNSMRIANQIMTMLPRHETPEHTEGYEGFYHLMSFNGDVEKTEMMYIIRDFKRDRFEDRKKELDHLIKKINSEYGEGTAEIEMKDQYYNMREKVEPVMHVVDFAKQAMEEVGIHPNVKPIRGGTDGARLSYMGLPTPNIFAGGLNFHGRFEFVPVQSMMKATEVIVKIAELVAKK; encoded by the coding sequence ATGGATAATTTATTACAACGATTTTTGGGTTATGTTAAAATTGATACCCAATCAGATACAGATACCGGTTTAACTCCTTCAACACCTGGGCAAATGAAATTTGCTATGCAATTAGTTGAAGAGCTAAAAACCATTGGATTAAGTGAAGTTGAAGTTGACGACAATGGCTATGTTATGGCTACTCTACCTGCCACAGTAGCGGGTGATGTACCGGTAGTAGGTTTTATTGCGCATATGGATACCAGCCCTGATTTTAGTGGGCGCCATGTAAAACCTGCTATTATTGAAAATTATCAGGGTGGTGATATTGTACTTAATAAAGAGCAGAATATTGTTTTAACAGTATCTGATTTTCCGGAAGTAGAAATATACAAAGGTCAGGATTTGGTAGTTACAGATGGTACCACTTTGTTGGGAGCTGACGATAAGGCTGGTATTACAGAAATTGTAACGGCTATGGAATATCTGTTGGCGCATCCTGAAATTAAACATGGTAAAATTCGTATCTGTTTTACTCCCGATGAAGAAATTGGAGCCGGAGCAGACCACTTCGATGTGGAACGATTTGGTGCTGAATTTGCTTATACAATGGATGGCTCTGAGGTTGGTGAGTTGGAGTTTGAGAACTTCAATGCAGCTTACGCTAAATTAACCATTCACGGGCGTATGGTTCACCCTGGATATGCCAAACGTAAAATGCGTAACTCTATGCGTATTGCCAATCAAATCATGACCATGTTACCTCGTCATGAGACGCCTGAGCATACCGAAGGATACGAAGGTTTCTATCACTTGATGTCGTTTAATGGTGATGTAGAAAAAACCGAAATGATGTATATTATCCGCGATTTTAAACGCGATCGTTTCGAGGATCGAAAGAAAGAATTGGATCATTTGATTAAGAAAATTAACTCGGAGTATGGCGAAGGAACTGCCGAAATTGAGATGAAAGACCAATATTACAACATGCGCGAGAAAGTAGAGCCTGTTATGCATGTGGTTGACTTTGCTAAACAAGCCATGGAAGAAGTGGGTATTCATCCTAATGTGAAGCCTATTCGTGGAGGAACTGATGGTGCTCGTTTATCATACATGGGTTTGCCTACTCCTAACATTTTTGCAGGAGGTCTTAATTTTCACGGGCGTTTTGAGTTTGTTCCGGTGCAGAGTATGATGAAAGCCACGGAGGTAATAGTTAAAATTGCTGAATTAGTTGCAAAAAAATAA
- the cysD gene encoding sulfate adenylyltransferase subunit CysD, which produces MDKYRINHLKELEAESIYVIREVAAQFENPVMLFSGGKDSIVMFHLARKAFWPAKVPFSLMHIDTGHNFPETIEYRDKLMEETGTKCIVALVQDSIDQGKVVEEKGFNASRNKLQTVTLLDAIESNKFDAAMGGGRRDEEKARAKERFFSHRDEFGQWDPKNQRPELWNLFNGRKNMGEHFRVFPISNWTEMDVWQYIYMEEIELPSLYFTHKREVFNRDGVWMANEPCMQLKDTEKLEMRDVRCRTIGDVTCTGLTLSTANTIEDIIHEVAATRTTERGGRADDKRSESAMEDRKREGYF; this is translated from the coding sequence ATGGATAAATACCGGATAAATCACCTTAAAGAACTTGAAGCAGAATCTATTTATGTTATCCGAGAGGTTGCTGCACAGTTTGAAAATCCAGTGATGTTATTTTCTGGCGGAAAAGACTCAATCGTAATGTTTCATCTTGCCCGAAAAGCATTTTGGCCAGCCAAAGTGCCTTTCTCTTTGATGCATATCGATACAGGTCATAATTTCCCTGAAACCATTGAGTACCGAGATAAATTGATGGAAGAAACCGGAACGAAGTGTATTGTTGCTTTGGTTCAGGATTCTATTGATCAGGGTAAAGTTGTTGAGGAGAAAGGATTTAATGCCAGTCGTAATAAATTACAAACGGTTACTTTATTGGATGCAATCGAAAGTAATAAGTTCGATGCAGCAATGGGAGGTGGTCGTCGTGACGAAGAAAAAGCACGAGCCAAAGAGCGTTTTTTCTCACATCGTGACGAATTTGGTCAATGGGATCCTAAAAATCAACGTCCTGAATTGTGGAATCTTTTTAACGGGCGTAAAAATATGGGAGAGCACTTCCGAGTATTCCCAATCAGTAACTGGACTGAAATGGATGTTTGGCAATACATCTACATGGAAGAAATAGAGTTGCCAAGCTTATATTTTACCCATAAACGTGAAGTATTTAACCGCGACGGTGTGTGGATGGCAAATGAGCCATGTATGCAATTGAAAGATACTGAGAAGTTAGAAATGAGAGATGTTCGTTGTCGTACTATTGGTGATGTTACTTGTACCGGATTAACATTATCAACAGCCAATACTATTGAAGATATTATTCATGAAGTGGCGGCAACACGTACTACTGAACGTGGCGGACGAGCTGATGATAAGAGATCGGAATCAGCTATGGAAGACCGTAAGCGTGAAGGATATTTCTAA
- a CDS encoding SDR family oxidoreductase, which yields MGFDLLKGKRGIVFGALNDMSIAWKVAERAVEEGAQITLSNTPVACRMGEVVELGKKLNAEIIPADATNVADLENVFAKSMEALGGKIDFVLHSIGMSLNVRKKRVYHDLDYNYLNKTLDISAISFHKMLQVGFKMDAISEWGSVLALSYVAAQRTFYGYNDMADAKALLESIGRSFGYIYGRERKVRVNTISQSPTVTTAGSGVKGIDGLIDFSERMSPLGNADAMDCANYCITMFSDLTKKVTMQNLFHDGGFSNVGMSLRAMTQYNKSFDQSDLKDMY from the coding sequence ATGGGATTTGATCTTTTAAAAGGAAAAAGAGGTATTGTTTTCGGAGCACTTAACGACATGTCTATTGCATGGAAAGTGGCTGAAAGGGCAGTAGAAGAAGGTGCCCAAATTACTTTGTCGAACACTCCGGTAGCCTGCCGTATGGGTGAAGTAGTGGAACTAGGTAAAAAACTAAATGCTGAAATTATTCCTGCAGATGCAACCAATGTTGCAGATCTTGAGAATGTTTTTGCCAAGTCGATGGAAGCTTTAGGTGGAAAAATCGACTTTGTATTGCACTCTATCGGTATGTCATTGAATGTGCGTAAGAAGCGCGTTTATCACGACCTTGATTATAATTACTTAAATAAAACATTAGACATTTCTGCTATTTCATTTCACAAAATGTTGCAGGTAGGTTTCAAAATGGATGCTATTAGTGAGTGGGGCTCTGTTTTGGCTTTAAGCTATGTTGCTGCGCAACGCACATTTTATGGATATAATGATATGGCTGATGCTAAAGCATTGTTAGAATCAATCGGACGTAGCTTTGGTTATATTTATGGCCGCGAGCGTAAAGTACGTGTAAATACAATTTCGCAATCGCCAACAGTTACTACTGCCGGTAGTGGTGTGAAAGGTATTGATGGTTTGATCGACTTTTCGGAGCGTATGTCGCCACTAGGTAATGCTGATGCGATGGATTGTGCCAACTACTGTATTACCATGTTCTCGGACTTGACTAAGAAAGTAACCATGCAAAATCTTTTCCACGATGGAGGATTCTCTAATGTGGGTATGAGTTTGCGAGCGATGACGCAATACAATAAGAGTTTTGATCAGAGCGATCTAAAGGATATGTATTAA
- the proS gene encoding proline--tRNA ligase, with translation MAKVLTPRSESYAQWYNDLVLKADLAENSAVRGCMVIKPYGYAIWEKMQAQLDRMFKETGHENAYFPIFIPKSFFSKEADHVEGFAKECAVVTHYRLMNNPNGDGVVVDPDAKLEEELIVRPTSETIIWNTYKNWIQSYRDLPIKCNQWANVVRWEMRTRLFLRTAEFLWQEGHTAHSTKEEAIEETETMINVYADFAEKFMAVPVIKGIKSASERFAGALETYTIEALMQDGKALQSGTSHFLGQNFAKAFDVKFASKEGKEDYVWATSWGVSTRLMGALIMAHSDDNGLVLPPKLAPFQVVIVPIYRKDEELEKIKVVAEDIRKKLIVRGIDVKFDFSDNKKPGWKFAEYELKGVPVRLAIGPRDIENGTVEVARRDTLSKETVALDGIDGYIADLLDQIQENIYNKAIDFRAESTTPVETYDEFKKVLEEKGGFILAHWDGTPETEEKIKNETKATIRCIPLDQPEEEGVCMVTGKPSKKRVLFAKAY, from the coding sequence ATGGCAAAAGTGTTAACGCCTAGAAGTGAAAGTTATGCACAATGGTATAACGACCTTGTGTTGAAAGCCGATTTAGCTGAAAATTCAGCTGTAAGAGGATGTATGGTTATTAAGCCTTATGGATACGCCATTTGGGAAAAAATGCAAGCTCAATTGGATCGTATGTTTAAAGAAACAGGTCATGAGAATGCGTATTTCCCCATTTTTATTCCAAAATCATTCTTTAGTAAAGAAGCCGATCATGTAGAAGGGTTTGCTAAAGAGTGTGCCGTAGTAACGCATTATCGATTAATGAATAACCCTAATGGTGATGGGGTAGTGGTTGATCCGGATGCTAAATTGGAAGAAGAACTAATTGTTCGCCCAACATCAGAAACCATTATCTGGAATACCTATAAAAACTGGATTCAATCATACCGCGATCTTCCTATTAAATGTAATCAATGGGCTAACGTGGTTCGTTGGGAGATGCGTACTCGTTTGTTCTTACGTACTGCTGAGTTCCTATGGCAAGAAGGACATACTGCTCACTCAACCAAAGAAGAAGCAATTGAGGAAACAGAAACAATGATTAATGTTTATGCCGATTTTGCTGAAAAATTTATGGCGGTTCCAGTTATTAAAGGAATAAAATCGGCTAGCGAACGTTTTGCCGGAGCTTTAGAAACTTATACCATTGAAGCATTAATGCAGGATGGTAAAGCTCTTCAATCGGGTACCTCTCACTTTCTTGGGCAGAATTTTGCCAAAGCATTTGATGTGAAATTTGCCAGCAAAGAAGGAAAAGAAGATTATGTATGGGCAACTTCATGGGGGGTTTCTACTCGTTTGATGGGGGCTTTAATAATGGCTCACTCTGATGATAATGGTTTGGTCTTACCTCCAAAATTGGCTCCATTCCAAGTGGTTATTGTTCCAATCTATCGTAAAGATGAAGAGTTGGAAAAAATTAAAGTAGTTGCTGAAGATATCCGTAAAAAACTAATTGTACGTGGTATTGATGTGAAATTCGATTTTAGCGATAATAAAAAACCAGGATGGAAATTTGCTGAATATGAATTAAAAGGGGTGCCTGTTCGTTTGGCAATTGGTCCTCGTGATATTGAAAACGGTACGGTTGAAGTTGCTCGTCGCGATACATTGAGTAAAGAAACGGTTGCCTTAGATGGTATTGATGGATATATCGCTGATCTTTTGGATCAAATTCAGGAAAATATATATAATAAGGCAATTGATTTCAGAGCTGAAAGTACAACTCCAGTTGAAACTTACGATGAGTTTAAAAAAGTTCTGGAAGAAAAAGGTGGTTTTATCTTAGCTCACTGGGATGGTACTCCAGAAACTGAAGAGAAGATTAAAAACGAAACAAAGGCTACTATTCGCTGTATTCCTTTGGATCAACCTGAAGAAGAAGGTGTTTGTATGGTTACAGGTAAACCATCTAAAAAACGAGTATTGTTTGCAAAAGCTTATTAA
- a CDS encoding GTP-binding protein, whose amino-acid sequence MSGKESGYLNMELLRFTTAGSVDDGKSTLIGRLLYDSKAIFEDQMEAIERVSERAGHEDVNLALLTDGLKSEREQGITIDVAYRYFATPKRKFIIADTPGHIQYTRNMVTGASTANVALILVDARHGVLEQTLRHAYIASLLQIPHVIFCINKMDLVDYSQETFDKIKSDIDAVSSKLSVQDIRFVPISALKGDNVVERSTKMDWYDGPTLMYLLENIHISSDINHDDFRFPVQYVIRPQSAEWPDYRGYAGRIASGAIKLGDEVSVLPSGFTSKVKTIDMMEEPLEEGFAPQSVSITLEDDIDISRGDMLVKSNNGSKPTNSQDVEVMICWFNERKLIPRGKYVVRHTSAEARAMVTDIQYKMNIDTLEKNEEDKEIGMNDIARIKIRTTKPLFFDSYNRNRNTGSLILVDEATNETVAAGMII is encoded by the coding sequence ATGTCCGGAAAAGAATCAGGATATTTAAATATGGAGCTTTTACGTTTTACCACAGCTGGTAGCGTGGACGATGGTAAAAGTACCTTAATCGGAAGGTTGTTATACGATAGTAAAGCAATTTTCGAAGACCAAATGGAAGCAATTGAGCGAGTAAGTGAGCGTGCTGGTCATGAAGATGTAAACCTGGCGTTGTTAACTGACGGATTAAAATCAGAGCGCGAACAAGGTATTACCATCGATGTGGCTTATCGTTATTTTGCAACTCCTAAGCGTAAGTTTATCATTGCCGATACTCCTGGGCACATTCAATATACCCGTAACATGGTTACCGGTGCCAGTACTGCTAATGTGGCTTTAATTTTGGTGGATGCCCGTCATGGTGTGTTAGAGCAAACTTTACGTCATGCTTACATTGCTTCATTATTGCAAATTCCTCATGTAATCTTCTGTATCAATAAAATGGATTTGGTCGATTACAGTCAGGAAACTTTTGATAAAATCAAATCTGATATTGATGCTGTGTCATCAAAATTATCGGTTCAAGATATTCGTTTTGTACCCATTAGTGCACTAAAAGGTGATAATGTGGTTGAGCGTTCAACAAAAATGGATTGGTATGATGGCCCAACCTTAATGTACTTGTTGGAAAATATTCATATCAGCAGTGATATCAATCACGACGATTTCCGTTTTCCGGTACAGTACGTAATTCGTCCTCAATCGGCCGAATGGCCCGATTATCGTGGTTATGCAGGGCGTATTGCCTCGGGTGCCATTAAATTAGGTGATGAGGTAAGTGTACTTCCTAGCGGATTTACTTCCAAGGTTAAAACTATCGATATGATGGAAGAGCCTCTCGAGGAAGGATTTGCTCCTCAATCGGTTTCCATTACTTTAGAAGACGATATTGACATTAGTCGTGGCGATATGTTGGTTAAATCCAATAATGGATCAAAACCAACGAACAGTCAGGATGTTGAAGTGATGATTTGTTGGTTTAACGAGCGCAAACTTATCCCAAGAGGAAAGTATGTGGTTCGTCATACTTCTGCTGAAGCCAGAGCTATGGTGACTGATATTCAGTATAAAATGAATATCGATACACTTGAGAAGAATGAAGAAGATAAAGAAATAGGTATGAATGATATTGCTCGTATCAAAATACGTACTACTAAACCTTTGTTTTTCGATTCATATAATAGAAACCGTAATACAGGTAGTTTAATTTTAGTTGATGAAGCAACTAACGAAACGGTTGCAGCAGGGATGATTATCTAA
- the tilS gene encoding tRNA lysidine(34) synthetase TilS, giving the protein MMDLTPKNVLKILESKCGLSIHQPVLVAVSGGADSMALLHLLKNRRIDISAAHCNFNLRGEESDGDQQLVEAYCAEQNIPLSIKSFDTTTYAREHKISIEMAARDLRYNWFNELMAEKGVDVLLTAHHGNDSIETFFLNLVRGTGVKGLSGIQHRNGNIVRPLLDFSRNQIEEYCLQHEIAYRNDSSNSDVKYLRNKIRHEVIPVLEQMNPSFFSTMLTNMEHVHEAEMMLEQVVQRFRDEVLVDEHDRVLIPISKLHLFAEKKTILFEVLRPYGFNTSVVEDVLQHLDGESGKQFFSETHRLIKDRHNLLVLPNEEITTDHFWLEETTIESPIKVSARLYKKSDDFQFSTNPKLIHLDADLVDLPLLFRKWEEGDRFMPLGMMKFKKISDYFIDNKFSLVDKEQTWLVISGEDIVWIAGHRIDDRFKITKRTKVILEIKLD; this is encoded by the coding sequence ATGATGGATCTTACTCCTAAAAATGTTCTTAAAATATTGGAAAGTAAATGTGGTTTATCTATACATCAACCCGTATTGGTGGCTGTAAGCGGTGGTGCCGACTCAATGGCATTACTGCATTTGCTTAAAAATAGAAGGATAGATATTAGTGCCGCCCATTGTAATTTTAACCTGAGGGGAGAGGAGTCCGATGGCGATCAGCAATTGGTGGAGGCATACTGTGCTGAGCAAAACATTCCTTTATCGATTAAGAGTTTTGATACTACGACTTATGCCAGAGAGCACAAAATATCGATTGAGATGGCGGCGCGCGATTTGCGTTATAATTGGTTTAACGAGTTGATGGCTGAAAAGGGCGTTGACGTATTACTTACGGCGCATCACGGAAACGATTCCATCGAAACGTTTTTTCTAAATTTGGTGCGCGGAACAGGCGTGAAGGGCTTATCGGGTATTCAGCATCGAAATGGCAATATAGTGCGACCACTTCTCGATTTTTCGCGAAACCAGATTGAAGAATACTGTCTTCAGCATGAGATTGCCTATCGTAACGATAGCTCTAACTCTGATGTAAAGTATCTTCGCAACAAAATACGTCACGAGGTGATTCCTGTGTTAGAGCAGATGAATCCATCGTTTTTTTCAACCATGCTAACCAATATGGAGCATGTACACGAGGCTGAGATGATGCTTGAGCAAGTGGTACAACGTTTTAGGGATGAGGTGTTGGTTGATGAGCACGACAGGGTGTTGATTCCAATATCGAAGCTTCATTTATTTGCCGAAAAGAAAACGATTCTGTTTGAGGTTTTACGTCCCTATGGTTTTAATACTTCGGTGGTAGAAGATGTATTGCAGCATTTAGATGGAGAAAGTGGAAAGCAGTTTTTTAGCGAAACACATCGTTTAATAAAAGACAGGCATAACCTTTTGGTACTTCCGAACGAAGAGATTACTACTGATCATTTTTGGTTGGAAGAAACCACCATTGAATCGCCCATTAAGGTGTCGGCAAGATTATATAAGAAGTCCGATGATTTTCAGTTTTCGACCAACCCTAAGTTGATTCATTTAGATGCCGATTTGGTTGATTTACCTTTGCTGTTTCGTAAGTGGGAAGAAGGCGACCGGTTTATGCCCTTGGGTATGATGAAGTTTAAAAAGATAAGTGATTATTTTATTGATAATAAGTTTTCGCTGGTTGATAAAGAACAAACGTGGCTTGTCATATCGGGCGAAGATATAGTGTGGATTGCCGGCCACCGTATCGATGATAGGTTTAAAATAACCAAACGAACGAAAGTTATTTTAGAAATTAAATTAGACTAA
- a CDS encoding peroxiredoxin, protein MSVLVGKKAPSFSASAVVNGGEIVENYSLDQFLGKKYVILYFYPADFTFVCPTEIIAFQEKLAEFESRDVQLVGVSVDSEFSHWKWLQTEPKEGGIKGVKYPLVADSSMTISENYDVLAGEYDFNDDGQVVFKGTPQAFRGLFLIDKEGVVRHQVVNDMPLGRSVDEVIRMVDALQFFEENGEVCPANWHKGDKGLSATQEGIADYLGNK, encoded by the coding sequence ATGTCTGTATTAGTTGGAAAGAAAGCTCCATCATTTAGTGCAAGCGCTGTTGTTAACGGTGGTGAAATAGTTGAAAACTATTCATTGGATCAATTCTTAGGAAAGAAATATGTAATTCTTTATTTCTATCCTGCCGACTTTACTTTTGTGTGTCCTACTGAGATTATCGCATTTCAAGAAAAATTGGCTGAGTTCGAAAGTCGCGATGTTCAGTTAGTAGGTGTTTCTGTTGATTCAGAATTCTCTCACTGGAAATGGTTACAAACTGAGCCTAAAGAAGGTGGTATCAAGGGTGTTAAATATCCTTTGGTTGCTGATAGCAGCATGACTATCTCTGAAAACTACGATGTTTTAGCTGGAGAATATGATTTTAACGACGATGGTCAGGTAGTATTTAAAGGTACTCCACAAGCTTTCCGTGGGTTGTTCTTAATTGATAAAGAAGGTGTAGTACGCCATCAGGTAGTAAACGATATGCCATTAGGTCGTAGTGTTGATGAGGTTATTCGTATGGTTGATGCACTTCAGTTTTTCGAAGAAAACGGAGAGGTTTGTCCTGCTAACTGGCACAAAGGCGACAAAGGATTATCAGCTACACAAGAAGGTATTGCTGATTACTTAGGTAATAAATAA
- a CDS encoding anthranilate synthase component I family protein, which produces MRKYLEIHPQDDAQLKQLLCQATRNEGAGVILDSNGFESPEVVKAKRSYQFVAGLHSVGDCSNDLNQVQLFYDEYKDWMLGFLSYDIKNQLEDLSSVHPDKIELPDVYFFRPRYLFLNDGQTWQVGYLTEYDDEESVLEFVADLKHCDDTEVEYEQVKINHKVSHNDYIDAIEKIQWHIQRGDVYELNYCMEFFANDIPLTAQCVYHRLQEVSPTPFSAFVKYHDKYLMGASPERYLKKEGSRMVSQPIKGTSPRDKHPFIDKANKDYLSYSVKERAENIMICDLVRNDLAKVAKRGTVNVDELCGVYSFRQVHQMISTISADLREDLNWVDAIKASFPMGSMTGAPKISAMKLIEEYEQTKRGLYSGSVGYVTPEGDFDFNVVIRSVLYNAKRQYMSFMVGGAITAQSDPQKEYDECMLKASAIMQVFNIEK; this is translated from the coding sequence ATGCGAAAATACCTTGAGATACATCCGCAGGATGATGCCCAATTAAAACAATTGCTTTGCCAGGCTACGCGTAACGAAGGCGCCGGAGTAATTTTGGATAGCAACGGTTTTGAGTCGCCCGAAGTAGTGAAGGCTAAGCGTAGCTACCAATTTGTGGCGGGGTTGCATAGTGTGGGAGATTGCAGTAATGACCTTAATCAGGTGCAGCTGTTTTATGATGAATATAAAGACTGGATGCTGGGTTTTTTGTCGTATGATATTAAAAACCAATTGGAGGATTTATCATCGGTTCACCCTGATAAGATTGAGTTACCTGATGTTTACTTCTTTCGTCCACGGTATTTGTTTTTGAATGATGGTCAAACATGGCAGGTGGGGTACCTTACTGAATACGACGATGAAGAATCGGTACTTGAATTTGTGGCTGATCTAAAACATTGCGACGATACCGAAGTGGAGTATGAGCAGGTAAAAATCAATCATAAGGTATCGCATAACGATTATATTGATGCCATTGAAAAGATACAGTGGCACATTCAGCGGGGCGATGTGTATGAGTTGAATTATTGCATGGAGTTTTTTGCCAACGATATTCCACTTACTGCTCAGTGTGTGTATCATCGCTTGCAGGAAGTATCGCCAACACCGTTCTCGGCTTTCGTAAAATATCACGACAAATATTTAATGGGGGCTTCGCCCGAGCGTTATTTGAAAAAGGAGGGAAGTCGCATGGTTTCACAACCTATTAAAGGAACTTCGCCGCGCGATAAGCACCCGTTTATCGATAAAGCCAATAAAGATTACTTATCGTATTCGGTAAAGGAAAGGGCCGAGAATATAATGATATGTGATTTGGTGCGTAACGATTTGGCCAAGGTGGCTAAGCGGGGCACGGTTAACGTTGATGAGCTGTGTGGAGTGTATTCGTTCAGGCAGGTTCATCAGATGATATCAACCATATCGGCCGACTTACGTGAAGACTTGAACTGGGTTGATGCCATTAAAGCATCATTTCCTATGGGATCGATGACTGGAGCGCCTAAGATTAGTGCTATGAAGCTGATTGAAGAGTACGAACAAACCAAGCGTGGTTTGTATAGCGGATCGGTGGGCTATGTAACCCCTGAAGGCGACTTCGATTTTAATGTTGTGATTCGTAGTGTGCTTTACAATGCAAAAAGGCAATACATGTCGTTTATGGTTGGGGGTGCTATCACAGCTCAGTCCGATCCTCAAAAAGAGTACGACGAGTGTATGTTAAAGGCATCGGCCATTATGCAAGTATTTAATATCGAAAAGTAA
- the recN gene encoding DNA repair protein RecN, giving the protein MLKSLSISNYALIDKVTISFDNGLTVITGETGAGKSVMLGALSLILGSRSDLNALLNKEKKCVVEGEFFVGNNGLKEYFEAHDVDFEEYTIIRREVLPSGKSRAFVNDTPVNLQFLKGIGSKLIDVHSQHQNLLLDDVGFQRMIVDAVADNRFLQQEYSVTFKEYRKLKVEIDKLIDENNKQKDDLDYLQFQFQQLDEANLVEGELEELEKELQELSHVEEIKMNLADVVGALNEEPKMVVGALRDSLNKIQKVEPYLHDGKEIIQRLESAYLDLKDLADDLETRVEDMEYDPAQIQKVQDRLDLIYSLQKKHHIEDVLELIALRDNLQSQLDKINFFDDELEKLKKQLKEVTKTLQEKAKKLSDSRKKVLPVVKSSVESKLHALGMPHANFVVQMANADDYMPYGVDQIEFLFSGNKNGTPSSIHKVASGGEMSRVMLSIKSLLSSAKGLPTIIFDEIDTGVSGEVADQMGVIMSEMAEAMQVVSITHLPQITVKGNHHYKVFKTDNEHTTVSQIKKLSHEERVVEVAKMLSGSTLTDAAMENARSLLKN; this is encoded by the coding sequence ATGCTTAAGTCTCTTTCTATATCAAATTACGCATTAATTGATAAGGTTACCATTAGCTTTGATAATGGATTAACTGTGATTACTGGTGAAACAGGTGCCGGTAAATCGGTAATGTTGGGTGCTCTTTCTCTTATTTTAGGCAGTAGGAGTGATTTGAATGCTTTGTTAAATAAGGAAAAGAAGTGTGTTGTTGAAGGTGAATTTTTTGTGGGTAATAATGGGCTGAAAGAATATTTTGAGGCTCATGATGTAGATTTTGAAGAGTATACCATCATTCGTCGCGAAGTGCTACCATCGGGTAAGTCTAGGGCTTTTGTGAATGATACACCTGTAAATCTACAGTTTTTGAAAGGTATAGGATCTAAGTTGATTGATGTTCATTCGCAGCACCAAAATTTATTGTTGGATGACGTTGGTTTTCAACGTATGATAGTTGACGCAGTAGCTGATAACAGATTTTTACAACAAGAATATTCGGTAACTTTTAAGGAGTACAGAAAACTAAAAGTTGAGATTGATAAGCTAATTGATGAGAACAATAAGCAGAAAGATGATCTTGATTATCTTCAGTTTCAGTTTCAACAATTAGATGAAGCAAATCTGGTTGAAGGAGAACTTGAAGAACTTGAAAAAGAGTTGCAAGAACTTTCGCATGTTGAAGAGATAAAGATGAATTTGGCCGACGTTGTTGGAGCTTTAAACGAAGAACCTAAGATGGTGGTGGGAGCGCTACGCGACTCGTTAAATAAGATTCAAAAGGTTGAGCCATATCTTCATGACGGAAAGGAAATTATACAGCGTTTAGAATCAGCTTATCTCGATTTAAAAGATTTAGCCGATGACCTTGAAACCCGGGTTGAGGATATGGAATACGATCCGGCACAGATACAAAAGGTACAAGATCGCCTGGATTTGATTTATAGTCTTCAGAAAAAACATCATATTGAGGATGTTTTGGAATTGATTGCTTTGAGAGATAATCTTCAATCGCAGCTTGATAAAATCAACTTCTTTGATGATGAGTTAGAAAAACTGAAAAAGCAGTTAAAAGAGGTGACTAAGACTCTTCAAGAAAAGGCGAAGAAGTTAAGTGATTCGCGTAAGAAAGTATTGCCTGTTGTAAAGTCATCTGTTGAATCAAAACTGCATGCTTTGGGTATGCCACATGCTAATTTTGTGGTTCAGATGGCCAATGCCGATGATTATATGCCTTATGGAGTAGATCAAATTGAATTTTTATTCTCAGGAAATAAAAACGGTACGCCTTCATCAATTCATAAAGTAGCATCGGGTGGAGAAATGTCGAGAGTGATGCTAAGTATTAAGTCATTATTATCATCGGCTAAAGGATTACCTACTATCATTTTTGATGAGATTGATACAGGTGTGTCTGGCGAAGTAGCTGATCAAATGGGTGTAATCATGTCAGAAATGGCAGAAGCAATGCAGGTAGTAAGTATAACTCACTTGCCTCAAATTACAGTGAAAGGAAATCATCATTATAAAGTATTTAAAACAGATAATGAGCATACAACTGTGTCTCAAATTAAAAAACTTTCTCACGAAGAGCGTGTGGTAGAGGTTGCAAAAATGCTGAGTGGATCAACATTAACCGATGCTGCAATGGAAAACGCTCGTTCTCTATTGAAAAACTGA